A genomic stretch from Desulfotignum balticum DSM 7044 includes:
- a CDS encoding MlaC/ttg2D family ABC transporter substrate-binding protein encodes MAPVPGYAEDISPRTQLEAGIDAILGVLKDDAFKGEANTALRREALRKKIYERFDLEKMSQFSLGRHWRGRTDEERQTFVELFSRLLEETYVGKIESYTDEKVEFVKEQVRNDKAQIDTKIFTDTIEIPIDYRMYRTEAGQWMVYDIVVEGVSLVANYRSQFARMLESGSFESMIQELEQKTASNG; translated from the coding sequence GTGGCACCGGTTCCCGGGTATGCGGAAGATATCTCCCCCCGGACCCAGCTTGAAGCCGGTATCGATGCCATTCTGGGTGTTTTAAAGGATGATGCGTTCAAAGGGGAGGCCAACACCGCCCTTCGGCGGGAGGCCCTGCGCAAAAAAATATATGAACGGTTTGATCTTGAAAAAATGTCCCAGTTCAGCTTGGGCCGTCACTGGCGGGGGCGGACGGATGAAGAACGGCAGACTTTTGTGGAACTGTTCTCCCGGCTTCTGGAAGAGACCTATGTGGGAAAAATTGAGTCCTATACGGATGAAAAGGTCGAGTTTGTCAAGGAACAGGTCCGGAACGACAAAGCCCAGATCGATACGAAAATTTTCACGGATACCATTGAAATTCCCATTGATTACCGGATGTACCGGACCGAGGCCGGTCAGTGGATGGTATATGATATTGTGGTGGAAGGCGTCAGTCTGGTGGCCAATTACCGGTCCCAGTTCGCCCGGATGCTGGAATCGGGTTCCTTTGAATCAATGATTCAGGAGCTTGAGCAAAAAACAGCTTCCAATGGATAA